The window ACGCCGAACGCTCGCCCTTCCGCACCTGGTTGCGCAACTTGGCGTCGAACGCCCTCCACTGCGCCTCGACCGACGTTTCGAGCGCGAGTTCCAGCGTCAGGTGCTCGGTGCTGGTTGCGAGCCCGGGCCAGGCCACGCGCTGGTCCCGCAGCTCGATCCAGTCGAGCGCCTGCCGCCTGAGAAGCTCGCGCGCCGGCTCGAGAAGTGCCGCCGCGGTCGACTCATCGTCGGCGAGAAGCCCGCCAGGTGCCGAGAACAGCGCGTGCCCGGGCTTCTCGAACAGCGGCAGGATCCCGCGGATTCGGCCCTCCGATTCGGCCAGCCAGTAGTGGGGCGTTACCCGGAAGAAGCGCTCGGTGAGTGCCCTCCATGCGACGCGCTGCCCGAAATGAGACCCGGGTTGAGCGACGACGTAGGCGTCCCAGAGCTCGCGATCGGAATCCCGAAACGCGCGGACCTGCGCCACGCGCCGTGCCCTCAGCCGGCGAGCGCCGTCGCGGCGCGCGGCGGCGGAACGTAGGGCACGGCGCGGCGCGGAGACTGATCGATGTAGGCGCGATGCCAGAGTTCGAGAGTCAACAGGGTCCACAGCTCACGGCTGCGGTCGCGCCGGCCCTCGAGATGCTCCGCGACGGTGCGTCGAAGGACTGCCTCATCGTAGTAGCCGCGTCCGAGGCACGTGGGTGACAACAGCGTATCGGCGAGCAGCGCGCGCAGCGGACCTCGGAACCACGGTGAAAGCGGCACGGTGAAGCCGACTTTCGGCCGGTCCACGACCTCATGCGGAAGCAGGCGGCGGGCGAGGCGTTTCAAGAGCACCTTGCCCTCGAGCCCCTGCACCTTGAACCGGTCGGGAAGCGTCGCCGCCCATTCGATCAGCAGATGGTCGAGCAATGGCACGCGCGCCTCGATCGAGGCCGCCATGCTCATCTTGTCCATCTTCATCAGCAGGTCGTCGGGCAGCCAGAGCTTGAGATCGGCGTCGAGCATGCGGTCGAGCGGGCGAGCCGCGTTCGATTCCGCGAGCGCCGAGCGGAACGCCGCGGCGCCGAGTCCGTCATGCGCGCGCAGCTCGGACGTCAGCAGCTGCGCGCGCTCGCCGCCCGCGAATCCCGCGAACCACGATGCCAGTCGGTCGGCCTCGTCGCGGAAGCGCGCGCTGCGCGCGACCACCTGAAGCTTGCGGAACCGGAACGGCAGGCGGTCCACCCCATAGCGGAGCAGCAGCTCGCGCAAGCCCGCGGGGAGTGCCGCCAGCCGGCGCGCCAGCGGGTCGACGGCGTACTTGGGATAGCCGGCGAACAGCTCGTCGCCACCCTCGCCCGTGAGCACCACCGTGACGGTCTCGCGGGCGAGCTGAGACACCAGGAAAGTGGGAATGGCCGCCGGCTCGGACACGGGCTCGTCCTGATGCCAGACCAGGCGCGGGATCTCGCGGAGCAGGTCGCCGGCCCCAACCAGGATCTCGTGATGGTCGGTGCCGAGATGGCGCGCGACCTGGCGCGCGAAGGGGAGCTCGTTGTAGCGGCCAGGCTCGTCGAATCCGACCGAAAAGGTCTGGACCGGGCGCGCCATCAGCCGGCTCATGAGCGCCACCACCACGCTCGAATCCACGCCACCCGAGAGCAGCGCGCCCAGCGGAACTTCGCTCATCAGGCGGAGCCGCACCGATTCGGTGAGGCGCGCCTCCAATTCGGCCAGCGCGGCGTGGTCGGGGAGATCTCGTTTGGGCTCGTAGGCCACGTTCCAGTAGCGGCGCGGCTCGATCGCCCGCGACCCGATCTCGAGGGAGTGCGCGGGTTTGAGCTTGTGAATGCCCTCGAACAGCGTGGCCGGAGAGGCCGCGTAGCGAAGCGTCAGGTGCTCGACCACCCCGGGCAGATGGACGCGGCGTTCGACGCCCGGGAACGCGAATAGCGCCTTGATCTCGGAAGCACTTACGAACGCCTTTCCGGCGCGGGCAAAGTAGAGCGGCTTGATGCCTGCGCGGTCGCGCGCCACGAACAGGCAGCGCCGACCGCGATCGAAGATCGCGAACGCGAACATGCCGCGCAGCCGCGTGACGCACTCCGCGCCCCATTCCTCGTAGGCGTGGACGATGGTCTCGGTGTCGCTGTGAGTGCGGTAACGGTGGCCCTTCGATTCCAGCTGGCGACGCAAGTCGGCGTGGTTATAGATCTCGCCGTTGTAGACGATCCAGATCGTGCCGTCTTCGTTGCTGAGCGGCTGGGCGCCGGTCGCGACGTCCACGATCGAGAGCCGGCGGAAGGCGAGACCAACGCCGTCCTCGACGTGGAAGCCGACGTCATCGGGCCCGCGATGCGTGAGCGACTCAGCCGCTGCCTCGAGCCAGGCGCGGTCGGGGCGCGAGCCATCGGGATCGAACCACGCAACGATGCCGCACATCAGCGTCCTGCGAGACCGTGGGTCAGTGACCGGAGCGGACGGCCGGGACGTACTGGCTCGGCAGCCGGCTGCGATGCGCGCGCCTGTTGCTTCACGATCAACGAAGTCGCGATCAGCATCGAGAACATGACCCAGATCTGGAACTGATAGATGGGATTGCGCAGATATTCGATCTTCAGCTCGTCCACCAGGAAGATGACCAACTGAACATGGGCGGCCAACAGGTAGGCCTTCGAATAGCTTGGGTCGTTGAGCCGGTCGGTGGTCGGAATCGAAGCCCTTAGCATCCTAAACAGGAACCAAAGGAAGAAGGTGACTCCCACGAATCCGATGTTGTTTCCGACGAATAGCAGCAAGCAGTGCGGCCAGTACCAGAGCGTGAGGCCGTGTTCGACGGAGTAGTACGGCCCCCAGCCGATCCATGGATGCTGCATCCACCTGCCCCAGGCCTGCGGCCACACGGCCGCACGGGAGTCCGGAATCAGACCGACGAATTGTGTCTTCTGGAATCGGGCGAAGACATCGCCCGACTTCGTGAAGTGGGCGACGTAGAAACTCAGCGCGAGGAAGATGGCGGTCGCCACGCCGCCGATGATGGTGAACGGCACGACCTGAATCCGCTTTCGGATCACGAACAGGAGGTAGGCCATCCCGACACCGAGCGCGAGCATGCCGCCGCGCGTGATCGTGCTGAACAGAATGAACAGGGTCATCAGTAGGAAGCCGGCGTAGATCGCCCGCCGGGTCGCGGACTTCGCCTGCGCCACCAGGAAGATGAAGAAGATCAGGTTCATGGCCGTGAACTCAGCCAACAGCTCGTAGTCGAAGAACGGGCCGCCCACCCGGTAGTTCCGAACATCGAGCTCGGGATTGGTGAACTTGCTCAGGTCGATCCAGCCCGGGATCAGAACATGCCCCGGGAATGCCAGCTCCCACGCGCAGAACAGATAGATGACGCCGATCGAAACCACTTGGAACAAATGGACTCGTTTGAGATCTTGTTCGCTCCGCATATTCGCGACGCTCAGATAGAACATGATGACGCAGGAGAGGAACATGAAGAAGTTCATGAGCCCGCGATCGAACGCGACTAGCTTGTCAATGTTGTAGAACGAGATCACGTAAGCCAGGATCAGGGCGACGATCGGGGCGTCGAGCGGGGTTCTACGCAGCGGCGGCGCAGCGCGTTGCGAATAGCGGAGCAGCCAGATCACCGCCAGCAGCAAAATCAGCGCGATGTTGGTGCTGCCGAAGCTGACCGAGCGTGGAAAGGGCAGGGCGAGGATCAGCACGCCGAGCCCGGATACCAGGTCCAGGCGCCAGGCGATTCCGAACACCACGAGACCCGCCAGGGCGCCGAGCATGCGCTTGTCGGGTTCCATGTACTGGAGACCCAGCACTACGCCGATCCCCGCCAGCAGGAGCAGTGAGATCCCGCCGCTTACCCAGTCACGGGACTGAGCCTGAGGATGAGTGTGGGGAGCGGTGCTCATACCATCCCAAACCGCTTACGAACCAGGAACATGAGGTTCTGATAACCGTCGCGCCACTTCTGGAGCTTCACCTCGCCCACGCGCGCGCCGTACGGAATATGGCCTTCACCGAACTTCATTCCGCGCAACAGCGCCTCGAGCTTGATCTCTTCGCTGAATGCCATGCCGTCCGAGGTGAGCTTCATACGTTGGAGGCCGGAGCGACGGAAGACCCACATGCCGGACTGGCTGTCGCGGATCGGCTTGAAGAAGAGTACGGCGGCCGCGACCGTCAGGACCCAGTTGCCCAGCATGTTCGTGAATTCCATCGCCTTCCGATCCACCAGCGGGAAACGGCTCGCCGAGAGAAAATCCCAGCGCCGGTCGACCAGCTCGTCTACCAGCCTGGGAATCTCCTCAGGCGGATAGGTTCCGTCGCCGTCCAGCGTCACGATCACATCGCCCTTCGCGGCGGCAAGCCCTGCCTTGTAGGCGGCCCCGTATCCGGGGGTCTTCTCCGCGACCACGCGAGCTCCCATCGAAGCGGCCACTTCGGCGGTACGATCGGTGCAGTTGTTGTCCACCACCACAACCTCATCCACCAGCTTGGGCACACGGGCCAAGACCTCCCGAATGCCCCCTTCTTCGTTGTAGCAGGGAATGACGACACTGATCGTCAAATCACGGTGCATTCAGGGGGGTGTGGGGCGGGCGGGGGGATTGAAATCAGGTTTCGAGAGCGACAGGAAGTCTATCAGCCGCAACGGCCTGCATCAAGCCTGCGGCCGCTTGCCCAGCGGCCCAAACGCACGTTTGGCCTGGCGCAAACTGCTCCGCGCACGCTCGGGCGAATCGTGTTGCAGTCTGCACGCTCTCGGGCCCGGATTGAGGGGGTCAGCGGCCGGACGCCCGCTCCCAGATCCTGATCGCCGGGCCGGCCACTAGCGGCGAGTCTGTGCCGCGGGCCAGCCCGAGCACCCGCCACTCGTTCCGCGGCGCCGGGCTCGCCACGAGGCGCGCGCGCAGAGCGTAGCCCGCCGATCCGTCGGCCAGCGAGCGATCGAACTCGGGCGCGGCGGATTCGCTCGCCGCCTCCGGATGCGCGCGCACCGCTTCCCAGCGCTCGTCAGTCACCACCCACCGCGGCTGGCGGGCCAGCAACGATTCCGCGGGCGACCACTTGGCGTTTTCGAACACCAGCCGCCGATGTCCGCCGTACCACTCCGGCCACAGGGGATCTCGCCCCCAGGTTTGAGTTTCGTCATAGACAACGCGTGGCGGCGAGCCCCACCAGTTCCAATTCACGTTCCGGAATCGATCGGGCACGAATACGCCGAGATCGGCAAGCACCGAATCACCGGGCGCGCCGCGAGTCGCGAGCCATTCGCCGGCCGCGACGCGCGTGTCGTGCTTCACCAGCGCGACGCTCGCGGCACCGTGCGCTCCGTTGGCCACGATTCCCCCGGCGAGCACCGCGGCAAACGCGGCTGCGCGACCCGAACTCGTTCGCAGTAACCCGGTCGGGCCGGCAATCGCGCAGCCAGCGATGACGGCCAGGAACGGGATCCAGAGATCGAGATAGGAGGGCAGCTTCACGAACACGAACAGGACCAGCGCGCCGTACGCCAGCGCCCAGCCCAGCACGAGCACGAGTCCATTCGAGGACGGCGATCCGTCCCAATCCAGGGCGCGTGCGATTCCCCAAACCAGGCCAATTGCGGCCGCCAGCGCGGCCACCGGGCCGAGCGACTGGAGCAGGAACGCGAGCGGCGTCCACATGGGCAGCGGCCGCTGGTGGAGCGATTGAGCGATAAAGGTCTGGGCGAGCCCGAAGCCGAACTCGCGCGGCGAGAGCAGCATCCCTGGCACGCAGATCACGAACAGCGCGCCGAAGGTGAGGACGGGCAACAGAATGCTGATGGGCGGCGCCGGAATGCGCAGCGATTCACGAAGCGCCAGGCCCAATCGGGCGAGGCCACGCCCGGTTGCGTGCGGGTTCGCGAGCACGGGCGCCAGCGCCAGTCCCACGAGGCCAAGCCCACCCAGCCACTTGCTGGCCGCAGCGAGCGCGAACCACGCCGCGGCGCGAACGGCGTCTTTCGTGTTCGGACGCGCGGCCAGTGACATCAACACGAGGAACCCCGCGAGCAGGAACGCCACCTGCGCCGCGTTGGGCTTGGCCAGCGCCGAGATCTCGATCAGCGTTCGATCACAGGCGACGATCGCCGCCGCGGTCAGACCGGCCCATGCGCCGCCCAGTCGAAGGCCGATGCGTCCCGCCAGCCACACGGTCCACAGCCCGAAGACGAGGGAAATGGCGCGCACGCCGACCAGATCGTTGGTCCAGGTGTCGCGCCCGAGAGCGCGCAGCGGCGCCTCGACCACCAGGCTCAGCTCGTAGAACAGGCTCGGGTATTCGTAGGCGTGCGGATGCAGCGTGCCCTTG of the Candidatus Sulfotelmatobacter sp. genome contains:
- the asnB gene encoding asparagine synthase (glutamine-hydrolyzing), producing the protein MCGIVAWFDPDGSRPDRAWLEAAAESLTHRGPDDVGFHVEDGVGLAFRRLSIVDVATGAQPLSNEDGTIWIVYNGEIYNHADLRRQLESKGHRYRTHSDTETIVHAYEEWGAECVTRLRGMFAFAIFDRGRRCLFVARDRAGIKPLYFARAGKAFVSASEIKALFAFPGVERRVHLPGVVEHLTLRYAASPATLFEGIHKLKPAHSLEIGSRAIEPRRYWNVAYEPKRDLPDHAALAELEARLTESVRLRLMSEVPLGALLSGGVDSSVVVALMSRLMARPVQTFSVGFDEPGRYNELPFARQVARHLGTDHHEILVGAGDLLREIPRLVWHQDEPVSEPAAIPTFLVSQLARETVTVVLTGEGGDELFAGYPKYAVDPLARRLAALPAGLRELLLRYGVDRLPFRFRKLQVVARSARFRDEADRLASWFAGFAGGERAQLLTSELRAHDGLGAAAFRSALAESNAARPLDRMLDADLKLWLPDDLLMKMDKMSMAASIEARVPLLDHLLIEWAATLPDRFKVQGLEGKVLLKRLARRLLPHEVVDRPKVGFTVPLSPWFRGPLRALLADTLLSPTCLGRGYYDEAVLRRTVAEHLEGRRDRSRELWTLLTLELWHRAYIDQSPRRAVPYVPPPRAATALAG
- a CDS encoding O-antigen ligase family protein produces the protein MSTAPHTHPQAQSRDWVSGGISLLLLAGIGVVLGLQYMEPDKRMLGALAGLVVFGIAWRLDLVSGLGVLILALPFPRSVSFGSTNIALILLLAVIWLLRYSQRAAPPLRRTPLDAPIVALILAYVISFYNIDKLVAFDRGLMNFFMFLSCVIMFYLSVANMRSEQDLKRVHLFQVVSIGVIYLFCAWELAFPGHVLIPGWIDLSKFTNPELDVRNYRVGGPFFDYELLAEFTAMNLIFFIFLVAQAKSATRRAIYAGFLLMTLFILFSTITRGGMLALGVGMAYLLFVIRKRIQVVPFTIIGGVATAIFLALSFYVAHFTKSGDVFARFQKTQFVGLIPDSRAAVWPQAWGRWMQHPWIGWGPYYSVEHGLTLWYWPHCLLLFVGNNIGFVGVTFFLWFLFRMLRASIPTTDRLNDPSYSKAYLLAAHVQLVIFLVDELKIEYLRNPIYQFQIWVMFSMLIATSLIVKQQARASQPAAEPVRPGRPLRSLTHGLAGR
- a CDS encoding glycosyltransferase family 2 protein, with the translated sequence MHRDLTISVVIPCYNEEGGIREVLARVPKLVDEVVVVDNNCTDRTAEVAASMGARVVAEKTPGYGAAYKAGLAAAKGDVIVTLDGDGTYPPEEIPRLVDELVDRRWDFLSASRFPLVDRKAMEFTNMLGNWVLTVAAAVLFFKPIRDSQSGMWVFRRSGLQRMKLTSDGMAFSEEIKLEALLRGMKFGEGHIPYGARVGEVKLQKWRDGYQNLMFLVRKRFGMV
- a CDS encoding glycosyltransferase family 39 protein produces the protein MIESSVSRSANSRAAAPALFGWGMALLLLLALAIRTPLLTLASSSYRLTEAFNIEEVENVRLSTGMLHKGTLHPHAYEYPSLFYELSLVVEAPLRALGRDTWTNDLVGVRAISLVFGLWTVWLAGRIGLRLGGAWAGLTAAAIVACDRTLIEISALAKPNAAQVAFLLAGFLVLMSLAARPNTKDAVRAAAWFALAAASKWLGGLGLVGLALAPVLANPHATGRGLARLGLALRESLRIPAPPISILLPVLTFGALFVICVPGMLLSPREFGFGLAQTFIAQSLHQRPLPMWTPLAFLLQSLGPVAALAAAIGLVWGIARALDWDGSPSSNGLVLVLGWALAYGALVLFVFVKLPSYLDLWIPFLAVIAGCAIAGPTGLLRTSSGRAAAFAAVLAGGIVANGAHGAASVALVKHDTRVAAGEWLATRGAPGDSVLADLGVFVPDRFRNVNWNWWGSPPRVVYDETQTWGRDPLWPEWYGGHRRLVFENAKWSPAESLLARQPRWVVTDERWEAVRAHPEAASESAAPEFDRSLADGSAGYALRARLVASPAPRNEWRVLGLARGTDSPLVAGPAIRIWERASGR